TTCAGATGAATGCTCCTGATATGGGAAAAAAGAGAAAAGTTGATGATGCACCAATATCTAGTGCTCCTCCTGCTCCGGGGAAAAAGAGAAAAGTAGATGATGCACCAACATCTAAACCAGGGACTTCCTTGTGCAATAAGGTAAATTATATCCAGGTTTTCTTTCTTTCTCATTCTAAGTAATAAGAGCATCTCCAAGAGTTAATTTAGCCCCCTcctcaaaaataaaataaaatattaactcTTAACTATTTAAGAGTTTCAAATACTTGTCATATCCAACAATGAATCTATCTAGTCTCTTAAATTACTTGCTAGCATTTTTTAATTAGCTAATATACCCATGTTATTTAAATAATGAAAAGTGATGTAATGAAAGAGGAGAGGAGAGAGACTCCTAATATTGAGGAGCATAAAAGAGCTCCTAACAATTTGAAGAAAAGTTAGGAGTCTCTTGGAGCTTGATTTTCATGATTTTTCCTCAAAATTTAGGTTAGGAGCTTGAGTTGAGATGCCCTTAGGGTTGCTCCAAGGGGTTGCTTGGTTTCATAGATTTGCAAGTTTTATATTATTGTTTTGTTAAGAACCGGTGTCACAGTTCATTTGGCTTAATTTTTAGACTATGGGTCAGATTTGGTTTTACACATAATAGTTTAAAACTTACACAATTGTAGTTTTATAGTATGAAGTTGGATTTGATCTCAGGAAttgaattgtggttgttgttTTTTGATTTCCAAATGAATCTATTTTCTATTTTTactaaaaaaataattttgagcccttactcaaatatatttataaatgatcATGTTTGGTAGTTAAATTTTTGAACCAAATTAGAGGTTGGCCAAATGAAACCTCTTATACTAGTGTTTGGTAGTTGGTACATTTTGGAGGATTTTTTTTCTTTCCAGAAATTAGTTTGCACATACACCCTACAAGCACCAATTAACCTGCTTGCCACTTCTTGCAATGCAACTCACTtgtttttctttattttttgtCTACTCTTCAGTATGGCCGCCATATTGCTTTTCTTTTTGAATTTGCCTCGGGATATGCTCTTTTTGATGCTCATGGAATGTATGAATATCCTGGATTTAGCACCACATTCAAAATAGCTGAGAAGTACCTCAATAACAACCCATTCACGCTCAGAGCTTTTTATCCCTTTTCATCTCTCCGTGACGCTCTCCATCAAATGAAGGCTATATGCAATTGTAAGTAgtaactatatatatataggaagATGATCATATAGAAACAACTTTTAAAATGTAGAAACTAATCTAAGCCACTAGATCAGTCTAATCTAATGCCCCCTACATGCACCACATAGAATTAAACTGCACCCTCCCACACAGAATCTCAACTTTTCCCCTCCATTTtcaatttgatttttcccgtcagAAAAATTcgacttcactatatttttctccatctcccaatgatcaatttgcataccatatgtgatATATTTCGATGTGATTTAGAATTTTTATACtttagtttctagtttttattatAAAGAAGTTTCTATTGGATtagccatatatatatatagggaccTAATGAGAACCCAATTAAAATGAGAACTGATAACCAAATACATGCAATAAATTTTTGTAATGACTATTATAATATtaatgaataattattttaagCTAAAAAATAATTGGAATCTTATTTTATATGAAAGGTTCTCTCATTCCCTTTTTAAGAGTGTTCCCCCGGAACCTtactctctctctatatatatatattgagggTGACCTTAGGTCAGTACATGAGGTTATAACAAAAAATAATACAACATCATTGGTCATTTTGGGTGGATTCTGATATTAAAAATTTGCCATCCAGATTTTTTATTCAAATAGCTTATAACCTTAGGTAACTCCCTGAGGTCATCCtcgcctctctctctctcccctattatatatttgttttttttaattttctataATTCTATTCCATGTTTGtcttataaaaaaaattatgtatttTGTTTGTAGCCAATGTGACCAAGGAGCTGAAAAGTTTTTTAGTGGATAATATTCCACAACCAAGATCTGATTATCAAATTGCAGTTGCAAATGCACTGTTGGGACGTAATATATGTTTAGCAACAGGGATATTTGTGATAGTTGGTCAAATAATCGATCAGGTTATGCGTGGTTTGCGGGCAAAAATTGACAAATTCATCGACTTGGAGGTTTGTTTCCTTTCTGTTAAGTAATCATTTACATGTACGAGTACAAGTACGTGTATGTGTACTTTTCTGATAAAAGACTTATTCATGTGTACCTTTTTCTAGAAATAAGTGATTTCTGCAAATAAGAAATGTTAAACCCCTATCAAACATTTAGATGTGAATTTTTTCCCTAAGATAAGGAAACTTGAGAATGGCTCAACAAAAATAAGTCCTTATTTCCATCCTCATCAAATAAGTCTGGCCAAACATACCCAGTATATATGATTTCTTGCAAACTAATTTGTTGATTTTCTTTTATCTAGCCCGGAGACTTGAGAATGGCTCAACTGAATTTGGCACGCAGTTATCGTTGGCAAAGTTGTGCGTGCAAAGAAAGTTCCATAGTGCAAAGAAATTTTCACACTGGTTTTGCAAACAAAGTTGTGGTTGTCCCACATAAATTTAAAGGACTTTTCATCGCCAAGGGTTTGGGTAAAAAGAATTTTATCTGTACTAAAAATTTAGTACCTGGTAAAGTTCTTCACGGTGACAAATTAATATCTGTTCAGGtgaattaatttattttatagtagTATTTGGCTCTTCATTAATTAATAATCTTTATAATCCATGATTATTATTAACATTGCATTATTATCATTTACTCCCTTCATCCTTCCCAATTCTTTatatttgggttttcttttcGGAGGAGCAGAGTAAAATATAAAGATTCCCGTTTATGTGTTAAGCTGAAGCGTAGAAACACTATAAAAAAGGCATTTTTGTATAAGTGGGTGTTTATATTAGATCTGGACATAATTTTAAAAGGTGGTTCTTTTTTTTTTGTTGGGCTTGTTTTAAAAACGAGTACGTTATATATACTGGACTTTCAGTCATTGACACACTCTAAACATCCAATCAACATCCAAGCTGCCTCCCTCATCCTCCACAAATCCTCAACAAACCACCACTGATTGTGATTATTTTGAAAGCGGAGAATATGATGATGTACAAATATAACTTTTTATCCacttttttaatatattttagtATTATGACATATGGGCCTACACTTCTCTTTTGAGTTTGCAGATAGTAATTAGCATGTCATTTCTCTTTATATGTGTAAGTATATACTAATCAATGTAGTGCGCTTCATTTACCAAAACCCGAGCTTCATTTTTCGGTTTATGCTTAAGCTACCAGAGAGATCTTACGCTTCGTTGTGTTTTTTGCCTTAAGTAACACTGAATGTATATAATTTTCCCTATTTCAGAAGGATGATGGAACTGAAGTTGAGTACAGATTATGGAATCCGCATATGTCAAAGTTGGCGGCTGCTATACTGGGCGGTCTTACTAATATATGGATCGTAAGTATTATATATACAATAGCAAATGAGTTatacaatttatttatttatttttgcttCATTTAATTCGGTTTATGTTTTTCAGAAACCCGGGTCTCACGTTTTATACCTGGGAGATGTATGTGGAATTACAGTTTTACAATTATCCGATCTTGTTGGCTCGGTAAGTTATATAGTATGTGCTTGATCATGGCTTGTTTGTATTTTTATGCTATGTTACTCATACGCGACACTTATTTAGTGTCGGATCATTTGACTTAAATGTGGACACTTTGACCAACTTAGAGATTAAATATGACTAGAACTTATGATTTAAAATCAATATGTGTGTGAGAAGGGAGAAATAAACAAGCATGAGATAAAAGTAGAGAAGATATCTAATTTCAAGGTCAATTACAAAATCATGTTTAATGTGAGTTTTGTTATTAATTTTTGTTAAGATGTCATACTTGATAATTTGATACACTTGTTCATCAATATATTATGCTGTGTCGCGGTGCCATGTCCAAAAATAGGTCATACCATGTTTAAAAATAGGACCATGTCCCCGTGTCTCAAAATTTAGATTTTTCAAGTCCGACACTCGGATATGGGTCGTGTCCCACACTCCACAACCAAGTTGGAGTAACATAGTTTTTATGTTCCATATCATTTATGCATAGCTTGGATGTTTAAATATGCAGGATGGAATGGTGTATGTAATTGGGTTGTCAGATGTTGTTGCAAACACGGTGGAGGAGAGGTCGAATGTTGTTACATTTCCAGAAAATTTTTGTTTCCGTAAGGACATGGTTAGTAGAGATTATCGCATGGTTAATGGTATGGATTACCGCATGGTTGTTGGCATGGTGGATGTCATCCTTGGTGATATCGTTTATCCAGATCCCTCTTTGCAGGTTATTTTCACCCATATTTTAATGTCTTCTATTTTTAAGTAAATAAGGTATCATAACTGGATTATATATTAACTTTTCCAaaacataaaaaataaaaaaatttaccTTTTTTTTAAAGAATggttatgatttttttttaaaaaatcagtGTGATTGcaatcatttaaaaaataaagACAGCAGCTACCTCTTGGTACAAATTATTAATATCGGAATAAGGATTAAAAATGCGGTGGTATCTTTAAATATTTGtttttttattgatttataatATTTGAATTAAATGAACATGTCTCactttaaaattaatttaattataatcGCTCAAAAAAGGATTAAACATTAAAAAAATTGTACTTTTGCTACAATAATGCACAGTTTCCTGTTAAATGCTTTCTCAATACATTTAAAAAGGAAGGTTGTTCTATGGTTATGAAGTATTATTTTGAAATGCTTTATAATCTTTTGAATTGTTCATGATTCCAACATTATTTTAGTTATTCCCTCATCCCAcctattttaatttgtaaattaccCTTTAAGACTTGATAGCTGGTAAAGTTTTTTGGTTTTAGAATCTTGGATTATTAGTTGAgtgtttttctttttgttttttttcagTTAAAAGATTATAAGTTTAGTTTTGAATGTACAATGGGAACTAAGATTTTATATTTGTGATGCCTTATAGTTTCTTCATGTATGACTTGGAGATATAGGTGGGTATTTTGTGGTATTGCTCTTAGATGTTTAGTTTTTAAATATAGTTGTGACCGTGCTTTTTTGTTGGGCAGGTGAATTATATAGCTAGGTATGCTCTATTACATCTTAAAACCGGCGGTCATTACTTGATCTGCACACGGGTATGTCTTCTTTTATGATATTTGTTGTATTTAGTCTACAAAGTGTGAATGTCCTTTGGAGTTCTGTTAAACCATGTTTCTAACTTGTGCGAATTGCAGGCAAAAAACATCAATTTCACTAGCCAAGTTAAAGATCCGTTTGCTGACCACGACAAACTTCCCTTCAGCGTGAGGATAGAGTTCAAGACCAACGAAATTGTCACGTTAGAACCAATAGGGAGGGGGCATGCCGTCGCTGTTGGCGGTTACCGCATGGTACAGTAATAGATGGATGTTTGCTTAGTATATTGTCATCACTTGAACTCCCATTTTGTGCTGAACAAGAAATGAATTCTATTTGAACTTCGTTATCACTTGCACTCTGTGCTGCTTAACAAAGTTCTAATTTTCCATTTCCTATTTAGTCAGGGGTTACTTGTTATTAGTGTTTCCTGCTATTATTGGAATTCCGGAATTCATCTGTTATTATTTTGTTATCACTTTTTAGTTATAGTTCAGCTTGCAATTGATATGTTATATTTTTGTTATCCCTTTTTAGTTATAGTTCGACTTGCAATCGATATGCCGTCCAAGTGCCAATGCTACCGAGCCGCGTATATAGTTGATTTTGTGCAAAGCTGATTTTTTATGTCTCTTTTTATTTCTTTTTGGGGGATTATGTGGCCCTCTAGCTAGCTTTATTTTCATAGCTTGGGACGCTATTGCTTCTGCAAAGTGTCGTTACATTGTTTTGTTTGTAACAAGGCTATATCCTCTTTGAATGCCAGGGTTAATACAAATCCATACATTTGTGGACTTGGAAATTATGGAGGTTTTCAGGGCCAGCATTATTTAAGTTATTATTGTGGACTTGGAAATCCTGTAGCATTTTTTAAGTTATATCTGTTTTATCTTCTACTGAACAATCTCAAGTGTTTTCTGTTCAGTCTTCCACTTCTAAACAATCTTTTACTGCTGGTTTGTAATTGTTTCAAAGGAGGGATCAGCCTTTTGTTTTTGGTTATTTATGTTTAAGTTGTCTAAAGGATGCATTGTTTCTCGTTATGTATATCTGGATTTGGACCATACAGATGTAACTGAAATTGGATTTGTATGGACACTAAAATGTCCTTTAGCATCATCAAATAAAGCTGAATCCTGATTACAATGTAAAGTTTACGCTCTTGGACTAGGATATTCTATGGTCGTTATTCGCACACTGGATGGTTTATGCTGATTATGGGAGGAAAATGGTTAAGAGTTGTTTTGGCAACTCAAAACTCAATAGCCGGGCAATGGTCCAATTTTGTTGTTTTAGTCTTTGAGCTTGTTTGTTTGCTGCAGTTCTTTGAAGGTGGTTGACATATATTAGATATTTAGGGTTGGGGCAAGGCTTGGA
The DNA window shown above is from Apium graveolens cultivar Ventura unplaced genomic scaffold, ASM990537v1 ctg6945, whole genome shotgun sequence and carries:
- the LOC141703661 gene encoding uncharacterized protein LOC141703661 isoform X3, which codes for MDAKLKLKLLENRRRVEEEYRQNRVHYRLRQKAGSSGNKMNAPDMGKKRKVDDAPISSAPPAPGKKRKVDDAPTSKPGTSLCNKYGRHIAFLFEFASGYALFDAHGMYEYPGFSTTFKIAEKYLNNNPFTLRAFYPFSSLRDALHQMKAICNSNVTKELKSFLVDNIPQPRSDYQIAVANALLGRNICLATGIFVIVGQIIDQVMRGLRAKIDKFIDLEPGDLRMAQLNLARSYRWQSCACKESSIVQRNFHTGFANKVVVVPHKFKGLFIAKGLGKKNFICTKNLVPGKVLHGDKLISVQKDDGTEVEYRLWNPHMSKLAAAILGGLTNIWIKPGSHVLYLGDVCGITVLQLSDLVGSVNYIARYALLHLKTGGHYLICTRAKNINFTSQVKDPFADHDKLPFSVRIEFKTNEIVTLEPIGRGHAVAVGGYRMVQ
- the LOC141703661 gene encoding uncharacterized protein LOC141703661 isoform X2, translating into MDAKLKLKLLENRRRVEEEYRQNRVHYRLRQKAGSSGNKMNAPDMGKKRKVDDAPISSAPPAPGKKRKVDDAPTSKPGTSLCNKYGRHIAFLFEFASGYALFDAHGMYEYPGFSTTFKIAEKYLNNNPFTLRAFYPFSSLRDALHQMKAICNSNVTKELKSFLVDNIPQPRSDYQIAVANALLGRNICLATGIFVIVGQIIDQVMRGLRAKIDKFIDLEPGDLRMAQLNLARSYRWQSCACKESSIVQRNFHTGFANKVVVVPHKFKGLFIAKGLGKKNFICTKNLVPGKVLHGDKLISVQKDDGTEVEYRLWNPHMSKLAAAILGGLTNIWIKPGSHVLYLGDVCGITVLQLSDLVGSDGMVYVIGLSDVVANTVEERSNVVTFPENFCFRKDMVSRDYRMVNGMDYRMVVGMVDVILGDIVYPDPSLQVNYIARYALLHLKTGGHYLICTRAKNINFTSQVKDPFADHDKLPFSVRIEFKTNEIVTLEPIGRGHAVAVGGYRMG
- the LOC141703661 gene encoding uncharacterized protein LOC141703661 isoform X1 gives rise to the protein MDAKLKLKLLENRRRVEEEYRQNRVHYRLRQKAGSSGNKMNAPDMGKKRKVDDAPISSAPPAPGKKRKVDDAPTSKPGTSLCNKYGRHIAFLFEFASGYALFDAHGMYEYPGFSTTFKIAEKYLNNNPFTLRAFYPFSSLRDALHQMKAICNSNVTKELKSFLVDNIPQPRSDYQIAVANALLGRNICLATGIFVIVGQIIDQVMRGLRAKIDKFIDLEPGDLRMAQLNLARSYRWQSCACKESSIVQRNFHTGFANKVVVVPHKFKGLFIAKGLGKKNFICTKNLVPGKVLHGDKLISVQKDDGTEVEYRLWNPHMSKLAAAILGGLTNIWIKPGSHVLYLGDVCGITVLQLSDLVGSDGMVYVIGLSDVVANTVEERSNVVTFPENFCFRKDMVSRDYRMVNGMDYRMVVGMVDVILGDIVYPDPSLQVNYIARYALLHLKTGGHYLICTRAKNINFTSQVKDPFADHDKLPFSVRIEFKTNEIVTLEPIGRGHAVAVGGYRMVQ